One genomic segment of Paenibacillus xylanexedens includes these proteins:
- a CDS encoding cysteine desulfurase family protein yields MKYFDYAATTPPHPDVIRTMAEIMETQFGNPSSIHGYGERADQLLRRARSGCATAIGVKPEEIVFTSGATESNNLAIKGAALRYQSRGRHIITTATEHASVYESFMQLQQWGWEVTLVPVNSDGEVNDQQVVDAIRPDTVLVSLMHVNNETGAIHPIAEIGKQLKKKAPRVLFHVDGVQGFGKMEARPAAWGADLYSLSAHKIRGPKGAGLLYVRSGVELTPLLSGGSQEQGLRAGTENVALLVGMAKAMRMAAEDQVDFARRTTVLRDRLMETIRAIPEFELNSRTEGAPHIVHFSYPGMKAEVALHTLEQLGVTISTQSACSSRSAEPSRALLAMGRDAACAGGGLRISLGDEHTEEDVALLEQALHQMVAQLRPLERRM; encoded by the coding sequence TTGAAATATTTTGATTATGCTGCAACCACACCTCCCCATCCTGATGTGATTCGTACGATGGCCGAAATTATGGAGACACAATTTGGTAATCCGTCCTCCATCCATGGGTATGGAGAGCGTGCCGATCAGTTGCTGCGTCGTGCTCGATCCGGATGTGCTACGGCAATCGGCGTTAAGCCTGAAGAGATTGTATTTACTTCCGGTGCCACCGAGAGTAATAATCTTGCGATAAAAGGTGCGGCATTACGTTATCAGTCACGAGGCAGACACATCATCACAACAGCTACCGAGCATGCCTCGGTGTACGAAAGTTTTATGCAATTGCAGCAGTGGGGATGGGAAGTGACATTAGTTCCCGTGAATTCCGATGGAGAGGTCAACGATCAGCAGGTTGTAGACGCGATCAGGCCAGACACGGTGCTTGTAAGTCTGATGCATGTAAACAATGAAACAGGAGCCATCCATCCGATTGCAGAGATTGGCAAACAGCTCAAAAAGAAAGCACCACGCGTGCTTTTCCATGTAGATGGTGTTCAGGGTTTTGGAAAAATGGAGGCGAGGCCTGCCGCTTGGGGTGCAGATCTGTACAGTCTGTCTGCTCACAAGATTCGTGGACCGAAGGGAGCAGGTCTCCTGTATGTGCGAAGTGGAGTGGAGCTTACGCCACTATTGTCAGGAGGATCACAGGAGCAAGGCCTAAGAGCAGGCACAGAAAACGTGGCCTTGCTGGTAGGCATGGCAAAGGCCATGCGAATGGCAGCAGAGGATCAGGTTGATTTTGCCCGGCGTACAACGGTGCTCCGTGATCGATTGATGGAAACGATACGTGCCATTCCTGAATTTGAATTGAACAGTCGCACAGAGGGTGCACCTCATATTGTACACTTCTCCTATCCCGGGATGAAGGCAGAAGTGGCGCTGCACACCTTGGAGCAACTTGGCGTAACCATATCGACCCAATCTGCCTGTTCTTCGCGTTCGGCTGAACCGAGCCGTGCTCTACTTGCGATGGGCAGAGATGCAGCTTGTGCTGGTGGCGGATTGCGTATTAGTCTTGGAGATGAACATACAGAAGAAGATGTAGCCTTGCTTGAACAGGCTTTACATCAGATGGTGGCGCAGTTGCGGCCCCTCGAAAGGCGGATGTAA
- a CDS encoding lytic transglycosylase domain-containing protein: MQIDPSGSRQLLELQLSNVNNQTSGSQSDAGSTVDFANVMDGLLGTGANTTSNTDSTATVSKRSSDGLLWLQLGSTYNPDINTARSSSVSNNIVESLLSSSNTGIVDSGASVPTDYESLIAEASAKYGVPESLIKAVIDTESNFNPNVVSSAGAKGLMQLMDGTAAGLGVSNSFDPAQNIDAGTKYLSLQLQRFGGEVKMALAAYNAGPGRVSRLGVSSDSELMSVLNRLPSETQNYISKVEKAQSKYVI; encoded by the coding sequence ATGCAGATTGATCCAAGCGGATCGCGACAGTTGTTGGAACTGCAATTGTCCAATGTGAATAACCAAACCAGTGGATCACAATCGGATGCTGGTTCAACAGTGGATTTCGCCAATGTGATGGACGGGCTGTTAGGTACGGGTGCCAATACGACGAGCAATACAGATTCCACCGCGACGGTCTCCAAAAGATCCAGTGATGGTCTGTTGTGGCTGCAACTCGGAAGCACGTACAATCCGGATATAAATACGGCAAGATCATCCTCTGTCTCCAATAACATCGTTGAGTCTTTATTATCTTCATCCAATACAGGAATCGTGGATTCAGGTGCATCTGTACCTACGGATTATGAATCTTTGATTGCCGAGGCAAGTGCGAAGTACGGTGTTCCTGAATCATTGATCAAGGCGGTCATTGACACAGAGTCCAATTTTAACCCAAATGTCGTGTCCTCTGCCGGTGCCAAAGGGCTCATGCAATTAATGGATGGCACGGCTGCAGGGCTGGGTGTGAGTAATTCATTTGATCCTGCCCAGAACATTGATGCGGGTACGAAGTATCTTTCCCTTCAGCTCCAGCGTTTCGGTGGAGAAGTGAAGATGGCACTTGCTGCGTATAATGCAGGACCGGGCCGTGTTTCACGTCTGGGCGTGTCGAGTGATAGCGAACTGATGAGTGTACTTAACCGTCTGCCTTCAGAAACACAGAATTATATCTCCAAGGTGGAGAAGGCACAGTCGAAATATGTGATCTAA
- a CDS encoding DUF1540 domain-containing protein, whose translation MSQDKPIVKCSVSNCNFWGENNFCHADAIMIDIDQHATRRLHEEFAGETFDSDHHDHARTSSATCCHTFKPK comes from the coding sequence ATGAGCCAAGACAAACCAATTGTCAAATGCAGCGTCTCCAACTGCAACTTTTGGGGAGAGAACAACTTCTGCCACGCTGATGCCATCATGATTGACATCGACCAACATGCCACCCGTCGTCTGCATGAGGAATTTGCCGGTGAGACATTTGACTCCGATCACCATGATCATGCACGCACATCCTCTGCAACATGCTGTCACACGTTCAAACCCAAGTGA
- a CDS encoding YpuI family protein: MSAANVQKTCESTREKLKPAIDRIENFLNENALPELDQNQTEESTAFYKGFLSDLRHLLVFSEVSYEKLGVVLRRANFDVDFAEKALYNTYHQCVNSFFYPKNECYSEDGRYAYTGQDAIRFRDKPIRAVRDVILEVSKTYEELRDDLAYYESDYLTQRRMQNQRNHA, from the coding sequence ATGTCAGCAGCCAATGTACAGAAAACATGTGAGTCAACTAGGGAAAAGTTAAAACCGGCTATCGATCGGATTGAAAATTTTTTGAATGAGAATGCTTTGCCTGAACTGGATCAGAATCAGACGGAAGAATCAACAGCCTTCTACAAAGGATTTCTTTCAGATCTCCGTCATTTGCTCGTTTTTTCTGAAGTTTCTTACGAAAAACTTGGCGTTGTGCTGCGTCGTGCCAACTTTGATGTCGATTTTGCCGAAAAGGCTCTTTATAATACGTATCACCAATGCGTAAACAGCTTTTTCTATCCCAAAAATGAATGTTATTCCGAAGACGGAAGATACGCTTACACAGGACAAGATGCCATTCGTTTCCGTGACAAGCCAATCCGTGCAGTACGGGATGTCATTCTTGAGGTTTCCAAAACGTACGAAGAATTGCGCGATGATCTGGCATATTATGAAAGTGATTACCTGACTCAGCGCCGTATGCAAAATCAACGGAATCACGCCTAA
- a CDS encoding S8 family peptidase, whose amino-acid sequence MSRPKWINWALAAGAGALALTLLLPTSNRPEPKPSALSNSAHEEHTSKQRLKVQDIKATDLLTRMDAKQHLSIMLKKTATMNAAQVSRYVNDLQSSHEHIRSIHLMNTNGSFNKPFDHASTQGSKLEQQKLQHSLNLAKKAVNKRQSFESSSFPLGKEKYFVMGQPSKDGKRAVIALFSQNVLNAVEQHQRKNLRMIPYPREGKFKIESVHPDTLNEITVKTGHDNANASHFYENEIVIRFRQDPGERDIRIIKSDLRAQSARKLGYTYVFRSEHMSYKQLHSYFESKWNPLYMEPHYMYLTNDTVTEQTDVTIPNDILFSDYQWNLPAIETNRGWNITKGNKDVIVAVVDTGVDMNHPDLKGKLLEGYNVVEPGSQPMDDVGHGTHVAGIIGAIVNNNEGVAGMSWYNKVLPVKVLDNSGSGTTYAVAEGIIWAADHGAKVINMSLGNYADAQFLHDAIKYAFDRDIVLIAATGNDNTERPGYPAAYPEVFAVSATDPDMSKASYSNYGDYVDVMAPGSSIASTYPNNQYAALSGTSMASPHVAALAGLIRSLNPDLTNTEVMDLMRQSVIDLGDPGHDKYFGYGQIDVYKALQAASGNSAPLQFWPQHVRQQMDNTMKKYTQ is encoded by the coding sequence ATGTCCAGACCGAAATGGATTAACTGGGCCCTTGCAGCTGGTGCAGGAGCACTCGCCCTGACGCTCTTGCTTCCAACATCCAATCGTCCCGAACCTAAGCCAAGTGCCCTGTCCAACTCTGCTCATGAAGAGCACACGAGTAAGCAGCGTCTGAAAGTGCAGGATATCAAGGCAACCGATCTTCTGACCCGTATGGATGCCAAGCAACATCTCAGTATCATGCTGAAGAAAACCGCCACAATGAATGCTGCGCAGGTTAGCCGATATGTGAATGATCTCCAAAGTTCACATGAACATATCAGATCCATTCATCTCATGAATACCAATGGCTCTTTTAACAAGCCCTTTGATCACGCCTCCACACAAGGAAGCAAGTTGGAACAACAGAAGCTTCAACATTCGCTCAACCTTGCCAAAAAAGCGGTAAACAAACGTCAAAGTTTTGAATCCTCTTCTTTTCCTTTGGGAAAAGAAAAATACTTTGTTATGGGGCAACCCTCCAAAGATGGCAAAAGAGCTGTAATTGCCTTGTTCAGTCAGAACGTATTAAATGCTGTTGAACAACATCAGCGCAAAAATCTCCGCATGATCCCTTATCCGCGTGAGGGTAAATTCAAAATTGAGTCTGTTCACCCGGATACGCTTAACGAAATTACAGTGAAGACCGGACATGATAATGCAAATGCCAGTCATTTTTATGAAAATGAGATCGTCATCCGTTTTCGCCAAGATCCCGGTGAACGGGATATACGTATCATTAAATCCGATCTGAGAGCGCAATCTGCGCGCAAGCTGGGATACACGTATGTTTTTCGGTCAGAACACATGAGTTACAAACAATTGCATAGTTATTTCGAAAGCAAATGGAATCCACTTTATATGGAACCCCACTATATGTATTTAACCAATGATACTGTAACTGAACAAACAGATGTAACGATACCCAATGACATTTTGTTCTCCGATTATCAGTGGAACCTGCCTGCGATTGAGACAAATAGAGGTTGGAATATTACCAAGGGAAACAAAGATGTCATCGTAGCAGTGGTCGACACGGGGGTTGATATGAATCATCCTGACCTGAAGGGCAAGCTCCTTGAGGGTTATAATGTGGTCGAGCCGGGAAGCCAACCGATGGATGATGTGGGACATGGAACACACGTCGCAGGCATTATCGGAGCTATTGTCAACAATAATGAAGGCGTGGCAGGCATGAGTTGGTATAACAAGGTACTACCGGTTAAAGTACTCGACAACTCAGGTTCTGGTACCACGTATGCCGTTGCCGAAGGCATCATCTGGGCAGCCGATCATGGAGCCAAGGTTATCAACATGAGTCTCGGCAATTATGCTGATGCGCAATTTCTTCATGATGCCATTAAATACGCTTTTGACCGGGATATCGTCCTGATTGCAGCCACGGGGAACGATAATACCGAGCGTCCAGGATACCCTGCTGCTTATCCGGAAGTATTTGCCGTATCTGCTACGGACCCGGATATGAGCAAAGCTTCCTATTCCAACTACGGGGACTATGTGGATGTGATGGCTCCGGGGTCCAGTATCGCCAGTACCTATCCAAACAATCAGTATGCGGCCTTGTCTGGAACGTCCATGGCCAGCCCTCATGTAGCCGCACTTGCAGGTTTGATTCGTTCGTTGAACCCGGACTTGACCAACACGGAAGTGATGGATTTGATGCGCCAAAGTGTTATTGACCTCGGTGATCCGGGTCACGATAAGTATTTCGGCTATGGGCAAATCGATGTCTATAAGGCACTGCAGGCCGCATCAGGCAACAGCGCTCCTTTGCAGTTCTGGCCGCAACATGTCAGACAACAAATGGATAATACGATGAAAAAGTATACGCAGTAA
- a CDS encoding PLP-dependent aminotransferase family protein, whose amino-acid sequence MHIELKRGSSTKLYVQIALTIADRIRSGLIEPGTRLPSVRKMTADLGVSLVTVSKAYAELEAIQLITCSQGKGCYVRGTLNVDQMEDVDRTQRNNANSESSTSWNWQMALVDYLPRAQLWRHFDTSPQVRYELHMSAIQPELLPTREIIDSAYRLSSDHTERMAAYGSFQGDRELRQILAEHFAERGLQAAPERMLITSGAQQGIDLVARTFVGPGNVVYMEAPSYTGAIDVFTSRGAKIITVPMDDEGMRIDLLTRLCDTYPPKLIYTIPTYHNPTGITMSARRRAQLLNLAQSYHCLILEDDPFADLYFRDPPPASIKSMDGTGHVVYIKSFSKVLSPGCRIACAIADGSVLTRLVAAKSTADLGSPLLTQKALQSFIQNQYGAYVSLLRDELYSRLCAASEVLEEHATMGMQWRLPEGGLNLWLQLPSNLDMRELHHQSLAAGVSFLPGSACYVGEMDTPSLRICFTVTNVELLCEGLRVLCQVIDRVTPGQGGTVADRLPLI is encoded by the coding sequence ATGCATATTGAATTAAAGCGGGGAAGCAGTACCAAATTGTACGTGCAGATTGCGCTAACGATTGCCGATCGCATCAGATCAGGACTCATTGAACCCGGAACCAGACTTCCTTCTGTTCGTAAAATGACCGCGGATTTGGGTGTCAGCCTGGTCACTGTATCCAAAGCGTATGCTGAACTTGAAGCGATTCAATTGATCACCTGCTCCCAGGGGAAAGGTTGTTATGTGAGAGGTACATTGAACGTGGATCAGATGGAGGATGTGGACCGAACGCAGCGAAACAATGCCAACAGTGAATCCAGTACGTCATGGAATTGGCAGATGGCACTGGTGGATTATTTACCGCGAGCCCAGCTCTGGAGACATTTTGATACGTCACCTCAAGTGCGGTATGAACTTCATATGTCAGCGATTCAGCCTGAACTGTTGCCTACACGAGAGATTATCGACAGCGCCTACCGACTCTCCTCTGATCATACAGAGCGTATGGCAGCTTACGGATCTTTTCAGGGGGATCGGGAGCTTAGACAGATCTTGGCCGAACACTTTGCCGAGCGTGGACTACAGGCTGCACCTGAACGCATGTTAATTACAAGTGGTGCTCAGCAGGGGATCGATCTTGTGGCACGAACTTTTGTCGGACCTGGGAATGTTGTATACATGGAGGCACCAAGCTATACCGGAGCCATTGATGTATTTACGAGTAGAGGCGCGAAGATCATTACGGTCCCGATGGATGACGAAGGCATGCGTATTGATCTGTTGACCCGATTATGTGATACCTATCCGCCCAAGCTGATCTATACGATCCCGACCTATCACAATCCAACAGGTATCACGATGAGTGCAAGAAGACGAGCACAACTTCTTAATCTCGCGCAAAGTTACCACTGCCTCATTCTGGAGGACGATCCGTTTGCAGATCTTTATTTTCGGGACCCTCCCCCGGCTTCCATTAAATCGATGGATGGGACAGGTCATGTCGTATATATTAAAAGCTTCAGCAAGGTGTTGTCTCCCGGTTGCCGTATAGCCTGCGCCATCGCAGACGGAAGTGTATTGACCCGGCTTGTGGCCGCGAAATCTACGGCGGATCTGGGGAGTCCGCTGCTTACACAAAAGGCACTGCAATCTTTCATTCAGAATCAGTACGGTGCCTATGTATCCCTATTGAGGGATGAATTGTATTCTCGCTTGTGCGCAGCATCTGAAGTGCTGGAAGAGCATGCTACTATGGGCATGCAATGGCGCTTGCCAGAGGGAGGACTCAATCTGTGGCTCCAACTTCCGAGTAACTTGGATATGCGTGAGTTGCATCATCAGTCACTTGCTGCAGGGGTCTCTTTCCTCCCCGGTTCAGCCTGTTATGTAGGGGAGATGGATACACCAAGTCTGCGTATCTGCTTCACTGTAACAAACGTTGAGCTTTTGTGTGAGGGACTTCGTGTACTGTGCCAAGTCATTGACAGAGTAACACCTGGGCAGGGTGGGACAGTGGCGGACAGGCTACCGCTCATATAA
- a CDS encoding PLP-dependent aminotransferase family protein — protein MSIPWSKMAQNTPSSVVRDMLQAAQAPGMISLAGGLPAQTSFPLEAIRVAYEKVFMSGAAALQYAETEGYRPLRAKIAERLESKGIPASPDHMLLTTGSQQSIDLVCRILLDPGDRVLVESPTYLAALQVIHSYQAESHGVACDDHGMLPESLEEQLQLHRPKLVYINPTFSNPTGKVWSRERRQQAVDLCRKYGVLILEDDPYGEIRFNPEQLDVPALAELDAVSYDGPSNVIYTSTFSKTVAPGLRTGWILAAPDIVKMAARAKQGADLHSSSIDQRALHALLESFDLDAHIRHISEDYEQRMKTLTTLMAAKAWEGISWNSPQGGMFLWLQLPEGMLASNLFTYGIQEKVCIVPGDSFYAGTPELNRMRINFTHTDPELLPEAVERMDRAIQRWHASLTSDSVVTL, from the coding sequence ATGAGTATCCCTTGGTCCAAAATGGCACAAAACACCCCGTCCTCTGTCGTTCGCGACATGCTCCAGGCCGCTCAGGCACCTGGAATGATCTCACTAGCCGGTGGATTACCAGCCCAGACTTCATTCCCGCTGGAAGCCATCCGCGTTGCATATGAAAAAGTATTTATGAGCGGAGCAGCCGCTCTTCAATATGCGGAGACTGAGGGTTACCGTCCTCTTCGCGCCAAAATCGCCGAACGTCTTGAATCCAAGGGCATTCCCGCTTCACCCGATCACATGCTTCTCACTACAGGTTCACAGCAATCCATTGACTTGGTTTGCCGCATCCTTCTCGACCCGGGTGACCGCGTATTGGTTGAATCACCAACCTACCTCGCTGCTCTGCAAGTCATTCATTCCTATCAGGCTGAATCTCACGGCGTAGCCTGTGATGATCACGGCATGTTGCCTGAATCTCTGGAGGAACAGCTCCAGTTGCATCGTCCAAAACTTGTCTATATTAATCCCACGTTCTCCAATCCTACGGGAAAAGTATGGTCGCGAGAAAGAAGACAGCAGGCTGTGGATCTGTGCCGCAAGTATGGTGTACTCATTCTGGAAGATGATCCCTATGGTGAAATTCGGTTTAATCCGGAGCAATTGGATGTCCCTGCTCTCGCAGAACTGGATGCAGTATCCTATGACGGCCCTTCCAACGTTATCTACACCAGTACATTCTCCAAAACGGTAGCGCCTGGCCTTCGTACGGGCTGGATACTGGCTGCTCCCGATATTGTCAAAATGGCAGCACGAGCCAAACAAGGTGCCGACTTGCACTCCAGCAGCATTGACCAAAGAGCGCTTCATGCACTGCTTGAATCTTTCGATCTGGATGCGCATATCCGCCATATTTCAGAGGATTACGAACAACGCATGAAAACACTGACTACTCTTATGGCAGCCAAAGCTTGGGAAGGCATCTCGTGGAATTCACCACAAGGTGGCATGTTCTTGTGGCTGCAATTGCCTGAAGGCATGCTTGCAAGCAATCTGTTCACTTACGGTATCCAGGAGAAAGTGTGCATTGTGCCAGGTGATTCCTTCTATGCAGGTACACCAGAGTTAAACCGCATGCGGATCAACTTTACTCATACGGACCCTGAGCTCCTTCCGGAAGCCGTGGAAAGAATGGATCGCGCCATCCAACGTTGGCATGCTTCCTTAACATCCGACAGTGTTGTTACACTGTAA
- a CDS encoding Nif3-like dinuclear metal center hexameric protein, with protein sequence MFAKGQTVIQLMEQLAPKHLAVPDDRIGLQLGSLQKEIRHVLVALDVTDEVVDEAIRIGANLIIAHHAIIFRPVKSLSTDTPMGKLYEKLIKHDIAVYISHTNLDVAEGGMNDWMAEALGIESKESLEDVHTDHLYKLAVFVPRTHHEQVLQAILEAGAGSIGQYNKCSFNTEGTGTFVPGEGTQPFIGTQGQMERVEEMRIETIVPQSLRSKVVQAMLKAHPYEEVAYDLYAMDLKGRTLGLGRLGPLREPKTLGELVEVVKTQFNVPHVRVVGDLNKQIKKAAVLGGSGSRYALTARFKGADVIVTGDIDYHTAHDALMAGMCIIDPGHNSEKIMKPKTADWLRSRLEEKRYDTQVTASEVNTEVFQFI encoded by the coding sequence ATGTTTGCCAAAGGTCAAACTGTAATTCAACTGATGGAGCAACTCGCTCCCAAACATCTGGCTGTACCGGATGACCGAATTGGTCTCCAGCTCGGCAGTTTGCAAAAAGAAATCCGTCACGTGTTAGTAGCTTTAGATGTGACGGATGAAGTGGTGGACGAAGCGATTCGCATTGGAGCCAACCTGATTATCGCTCATCACGCCATCATTTTCCGTCCGGTTAAGTCACTGAGTACAGATACACCTATGGGTAAATTGTATGAAAAGCTGATTAAGCATGATATTGCTGTCTATATTAGTCATACAAACCTGGATGTGGCCGAGGGTGGTATGAATGACTGGATGGCCGAGGCACTTGGCATCGAGAGTAAAGAATCGCTGGAAGATGTACACACAGATCATCTGTACAAGCTGGCTGTGTTTGTGCCTCGTACCCATCATGAACAGGTTCTTCAGGCCATTCTGGAAGCCGGAGCGGGGAGTATCGGTCAATACAACAAGTGCAGCTTTAACACGGAAGGTACAGGAACGTTTGTACCTGGTGAAGGGACTCAACCGTTTATCGGTACCCAAGGGCAGATGGAACGTGTGGAAGAAATGCGGATTGAGACCATCGTACCCCAAAGTCTGAGAAGTAAGGTCGTTCAGGCGATGCTTAAGGCTCATCCGTATGAGGAAGTGGCCTATGACCTGTATGCAATGGATTTAAAGGGCCGTACGCTCGGTCTGGGACGCTTGGGACCCCTTAGGGAGCCTAAGACATTAGGTGAGCTAGTGGAGGTCGTGAAGACCCAATTCAATGTGCCTCATGTGCGGGTAGTAGGAGATCTGAACAAGCAGATCAAAAAAGCAGCGGTTCTTGGCGGCTCTGGCAGCCGTTACGCGCTCACTGCCCGCTTCAAAGGTGCGGATGTTATTGTGACTGGAGATATCGATTACCACACGGCTCATGATGCGTTAATGGCAGGTATGTGTATCATCGACCCGGGACATAATTCCGAGAAGATTATGAAACCAAAAACAGCGGATTGGCTTCGTTCCCGTTTGGAAGAAAAACGATATGATACGCAAGTTACAGCTTCAGAGGTAAATACGGAAGTATTCCAGTTTATCTAA
- a CDS encoding tRNA (adenine(22)-N(1))-methyltransferase, translating to MKLSNRLQRIHDQIPDASRMADIGSDHALLPVAAIRSGKAASAVAGEVNPGPYDAACKQVSDAGLKEKITVRRGDGLDVITAGEVDVITIAGMGGALIASILDRGLSKLAGVQLLILQPNVGEDILRRWLLEHHWVVVAEQLLEEDGKIYEIITAMPQSVSPIANVEVYRARPLQGGAELTEDLLLRMGPYLVDRPTDVFFAKWESEIVKLQGVVNSISKSDQDSSRDKAAEVERLIANLKEVLACLPKVKL from the coding sequence ATGAAACTTTCGAATCGATTACAGCGAATACATGATCAAATTCCCGATGCCAGCCGCATGGCTGATATCGGTTCGGACCACGCGTTGCTGCCAGTAGCCGCAATCCGCAGTGGGAAAGCTGCAAGTGCAGTAGCCGGGGAAGTCAATCCTGGCCCTTATGATGCTGCATGCAAACAAGTCAGCGATGCTGGCTTGAAAGAAAAAATCACGGTGCGTCGTGGAGACGGTCTTGATGTGATCACTGCGGGTGAAGTGGATGTCATCACCATTGCAGGCATGGGTGGTGCCCTGATTGCCTCTATTTTGGACCGAGGTTTATCCAAACTGGCAGGAGTCCAGTTACTTATTTTGCAACCAAATGTGGGAGAGGATATCCTCAGACGCTGGTTACTGGAGCATCACTGGGTGGTTGTAGCAGAACAGTTGCTCGAAGAAGATGGCAAGATTTATGAGATTATAACGGCGATGCCACAATCTGTAAGCCCGATTGCTAATGTAGAGGTGTATCGTGCACGTCCGCTTCAAGGCGGGGCAGAATTAACGGAAGATTTGCTGCTACGGATGGGGCCTTATTTGGTTGATCGACCGACGGATGTATTTTTTGCCAAATGGGAAAGTGAGATCGTCAAACTGCAAGGGGTTGTTAACTCCATCTCCAAATCCGATCAGGATTCTTCCCGGGACAAGGCGGCTGAGGTAGAGCGTCTTATCGCAAACTTGAAGGAGGTTTTGGCATGTTTGCCAAAGGTCAAACTGTAA
- the rpoD gene encoding RNA polymerase sigma factor RpoD has translation MANDQHTELETELTLDQVKDQLIESGKKRASLNYKEIIEKLSPFEQDAEQMDEFYEQLSDLGIDVVNENNEEVTLRPSEDSENNTREGEDEFHFDDDLSLPPGIKINDPVRMYLKEIGRVPLLSADDEVQLAKRIENGDEEAKRRLAEANLRLVVSIAKRYVGRGMLFLDLIQEGNMGLIKAVEKFDHKKGYKFSTYATWWIRQAITRAIADQARTIRIPVHMVETINKLIRVSRQLLQELGREPTPEEIAAEMDLSVEKVREITKIAQEPVSLETPIGEEDDSHLGDFIEDQEALAPADAAAYELLKEQLEDVLDTLTEREENVLRLRFGLDDGRTRTLEEVGKVFGVTRERIRQIEAKALRKLRHPSRSKRLKDFLE, from the coding sequence ATGGCGAATGATCAGCATACTGAACTAGAAACAGAATTGACACTGGATCAGGTTAAAGATCAATTGATTGAATCAGGTAAAAAAAGAGCTTCGCTGAATTACAAGGAAATTATAGAGAAACTCTCTCCTTTTGAGCAGGATGCAGAGCAAATGGATGAGTTCTATGAGCAACTGAGCGATCTGGGTATCGATGTAGTGAATGAAAACAATGAAGAGGTTACACTTCGTCCTAGTGAAGATTCCGAGAACAACACCAGAGAGGGAGAGGACGAATTCCACTTTGATGATGATCTGAGCTTGCCGCCAGGTATCAAAATCAATGACCCTGTCCGTATGTACCTCAAGGAAATTGGTCGTGTGCCACTGTTGTCCGCAGATGATGAAGTACAACTGGCTAAACGGATTGAGAACGGGGATGAAGAAGCCAAGCGTCGTCTGGCTGAAGCTAACTTACGGCTCGTTGTCAGTATCGCCAAGCGTTACGTTGGACGTGGAATGTTGTTCCTTGATTTGATTCAGGAAGGTAATATGGGTCTGATCAAAGCGGTTGAGAAGTTCGACCACAAAAAAGGATACAAGTTCAGTACGTATGCTACATGGTGGATCCGCCAAGCGATCACTCGTGCTATTGCTGACCAGGCGCGTACCATTCGTATCCCTGTGCACATGGTGGAGACGATTAATAAGCTGATCCGGGTATCCCGTCAGCTGTTGCAGGAACTTGGGCGTGAACCGACACCAGAAGAAATCGCTGCTGAGATGGATCTGAGTGTAGAGAAAGTTCGTGAAATTACGAAGATTGCACAGGAACCGGTTTCTCTGGAAACACCGATTGGTGAGGAAGATGATTCCCATCTGGGTGACTTCATTGAGGATCAGGAAGCACTTGCTCCGGCAGATGCTGCTGCGTATGAGTTGCTGAAAGAACAGCTCGAAGATGTATTGGATACATTGACTGAACGTGAAGAGAACGTGCTTCGTCTACGTTTTGGTCTGGACGATGGACGGACGAGAACGCTGGAGGAAGTCGGCAAGGTATTTGGTGTTACGCGTGAGCGTATTCGTCAGATCGAAGCCAAGGCTCTTCGTAAGTTGCGTCACCCGAGTCGTAGTAAACGACTCAAGGATTTCCTCGAATAA